TGAGTGCGGCCGCGACGGCGCTGCTGACGATGCTGATCGTGGACAGCCGCGAGCTGGCCGGTCCCTGCTCCTGCACGTAGGCGTCGACGCCCGCACGCCTGGCCCGGATCGCGTCGAGCAGGCCGTCCTGCCCGCTGCCCATCGGCTCCTGCATGACCCACTCCCACGGTCCGCCGGGATCGTCGCGCCGCCGGTGCTGCGCCCGTCCTGCCCGGGACCCCGTCGCGGCGCGTGCGGCGAGTGTGCGCCGCCGGCCGGCGGCGCGGGGACGGTTCGTGCCCGGCTGGTCGACGTCCGGCCCCCGGGGCCCGCGGTGGACGGGTCGCCGGGGGCCGGACGTGCCGGGTCGGCTCAGGTCACATCGGCCGGAGCCGGGTGTCGACGACGTGCTCGCCCAGCGCGGTGCCGGACAGGAAGCCGTGGTCGCCGTCCCACTGGAAGTGCACGCCGAGGTAGACGCGGCTGCGGGCGTTCTCCCGGGCCGCCTCGGTGAAGCTGCTGAACCTCCTGGTGGTGCCGGCCGGCACCTCCGGGTCGTCCGTGACGGCGTCGAAGCAGACGTTGTCGGTGCCGAAGTACCGGCGCATCACCGCCGCGTGCGCGGCGGCGAACGTCGCGTGCCCGGACACGTAGGCGGGGAACGGCGGGGAGAAGTGCTCCTCCCCGTCCTGGAGCAGCGGCAGCCAGTCGCTGTCCGCCTCGGTGTCCGGGTTGTCGTCGCCGTCGACCGGGTCGTCGGCCAGGGCGATCGCGGTCTGCGGCCGCCACAGGTCCAGGTCGGTGGCGTACTTGGCGTCCCAGGCGACCACGCCCGCGTCCGCCAGGGCCAGCCCGACGAGCGCGAACAGCCGGGCGTTCTCCAGCACGTCCAGGCCGCGGTCGGCGGACACCGCGTGGGTGAGGGCGAACAACTGGCCGGGCGGCTTGTACGTGCCGTCGACGTCGTTGGCCCAGAACAGCGCGATCTGCGTCTGCTCCTCGGTGCGCGCGGTCGAGTCCGCGCCGCCCAGCTCCTTGACCTCGTCGTACTGCGCGGCGTACTCGGGGCTGCGCAGCATCTGCCGCTTGTTCAGGTAGCCGCCGGGCCGCGGCGGCCGGAACTGGGCGCCCGACGCCATGCAGAACGGGGTGACGGCCGGCCACTGGGGGGTGGCGGCCGCCCGCGTGGAGTCCGTGGGCCGCCAGTCGCCCGGCTGGCTGCCGGGGACGTGGTACTGCTGGTGGTCGGCGCCGTCGTGCCGGCGGGCCTCGATCATGGCCCGCGCGGCGGCCCGGCCGACCGCCGCGCCGGCGGCGATCTGGGTGGCGCTGGTGCCGGGCGGCAGCAGCGCCAGCTCCTTGTCCCGTTCCGCGGTCAGGTCGATCGCGGTGTCCGGGAAGGCGGCCGCGAGCGTGTCGTGCGCGGCGTGGGCGATGGCCGCGTCCAGCGACGCCGACTCGGTGGCGGGCACGCGCACCAGGTACGGCTCGTGCGTCGGGACGATCGACATCGCGGCGTCGTACACGGCGGCGTGCATCATCGCGCCGCCGCGGGCGATCGGCCCGGGGGGACCGCCCACCTGCTTGATGACCTTGATCAGGACGTCGTTCCACCGGGTGACGGCATCGGCCATGACCACTCCTCCTGTCGGACCCGCCCGGGCGGGGCGGGCTCGTCGGGAAGAGCAGCGCAGCCGTGCCGTGATACGCGGACGCGGAGGTCCGGCGTGCCGTGACCGGCGACCCGCCCCCCCAGCGGCCGGCGCGTCGTCGTCCGACGAGGGGGCCGCGACCCGGTCGTCTCCGTCGTGCGTATCGCGCGTCGGGTCGGTCAGGCCTGCGCGAACAGCCGGCCGAAGGCGGGGGACCGGCGCAACCGGACCGTCCGGCCGCCGAGCGCTGCGACGTCGAGGTGGTCCCGGACCAGCTCGAGCGCGGCGCCGGACAGCGAGGTCACCGACCCGGCGTCGATCACGTCCACCCGCACCGGCTCCCGCCCGTAGCGGCGCCGGAACGCGTCGACGACGTCGGCGTCCACGGCACCGGCCAGGCACAGCGCCCGCCCACCGGCGGTGTTGAGCAACCGGACCACCCCGTGCGGGCCGGTGGTGGGCCGCAGGTCGGCCGGGGAGGGGGGCACCCGGCCAGTGTGCGACGGGATGCCCTCCGGGGCTCGCCCGGTGTGACCTGTGCCCACCGACTAGGTTCACCACGACGAAACGCACGGTCGGCTCGATGAGGTGGGCGCAGTGGGCAGGTCGGTGCTGGTGACCGGTGGCAACCGGGGGATCGGGCTGGCGATCGCCCGCTCGTTCGCCGAGGCGGGTGACTCGGTGGCGGTGACGCACCGCGGCAGCGGGGCGCCGGAGGGGCTGTTCGGGGTGCAGTGCGACGTCACCGACGCCGCCGCCGTCGACCGGGCCTTCACCGAGGTCGAGGAGCACCAGGGCCCGGTCGAGGTGCTGGTGAGCAACGCCGGCATCACCCGCGACGGGCTCCTGCTCCGGATGGGCGAGGACGCGTTCACCGACGTCATCGACGCCAACCTGACCGCCGCCTACCGGGTCGCCAAGCGGGCGGCGCCGAAGATGGTGCGCGCCCGGGCCGGGCGGATGGTCTTCATCTCCTCGGTGGTCGGGCTGCTCGGCTCGGCCGGGCAGGTCAACTACGCGGCGAGCAAGTCCGGCCTGGTCGGGCTCGCCCGCTCGATCGCCCGGGAGCTGGGCGGCCGCAACATCACCGCCAACGTGGTGGCGCCGGGGTTCGTGTCCACCGACATGACCGCGGAGCTGCCCGAGAAGCGGCAGCAGGAGATCCTCGGGCAGGTGCCGCTGGGGCGGCTCGCCGAGGCAGACGAGATCGCCGGCGTCGTCCGCTTCCTGGCGGGCGAGCAGGCGGGGTACATCACCGGGGCGGTCGTCCCGGTCGACGGAGGACTGGGGATGGGGCACTGATGGGCATTCTGGACGGCAAGAAGATCCTGGTCGCCGGCGTGCTGACCGAGCAGTCGATCGCGTTCTCGGTCGCGCGGCTCGCGCAGGAGCAGGGCGCCACCGTCGTCCTGTCCAACTTCGGCCGCGCCCTGTCGCTGTGCCAGCGGATCGCCAAGCGGCTGCCGCAGGAGGCGGCGGTCGTCGAGCTGGACGTCACGAACACGGAGCACCTGGCCACGCTGGCCGACCGGCTGCGCGAGCACGTCGACGGTCTGGACGGCGTCGTCCACTCGATCGGCTTCGCGCCGCAGGAGGCGATGGGCGAGGGCTTCCCGGAGGTCGCGTGGGAGCACGCGGCGACGGCGTTCCAGGTGTCCTCCTGGTCGCTGGCCTCGCTGACCCAGGCCTGCCGCCCGCTGTTCGGCGACACCGCC
The Modestobacter marinus DNA segment above includes these coding regions:
- a CDS encoding vanadium-dependent haloperoxidase: MADAVTRWNDVLIKVIKQVGGPPGPIARGGAMMHAAVYDAAMSIVPTHEPYLVRVPATESASLDAAIAHAAHDTLAAAFPDTAIDLTAERDKELALLPPGTSATQIAAGAAVGRAAARAMIEARRHDGADHQQYHVPGSQPGDWRPTDSTRAAATPQWPAVTPFCMASGAQFRPPRPGGYLNKRQMLRSPEYAAQYDEVKELGGADSTARTEEQTQIALFWANDVDGTYKPPGQLFALTHAVSADRGLDVLENARLFALVGLALADAGVVAWDAKYATDLDLWRPQTAIALADDPVDGDDNPDTEADSDWLPLLQDGEEHFSPPFPAYVSGHATFAAAHAAVMRRYFGTDNVCFDAVTDDPEVPAGTTRRFSSFTEAARENARSRVYLGVHFQWDGDHGFLSGTALGEHVVDTRLRPM
- the fabG gene encoding 3-oxoacyl-ACP reductase FabG, which translates into the protein MGRSVLVTGGNRGIGLAIARSFAEAGDSVAVTHRGSGAPEGLFGVQCDVTDAAAVDRAFTEVEEHQGPVEVLVSNAGITRDGLLLRMGEDAFTDVIDANLTAAYRVAKRAAPKMVRARAGRMVFISSVVGLLGSAGQVNYAASKSGLVGLARSIARELGGRNITANVVAPGFVSTDMTAELPEKRQQEILGQVPLGRLAEADEIAGVVRFLAGEQAGYITGAVVPVDGGLGMGH
- the fabI gene encoding enoyl-ACP reductase FabI; its protein translation is MGILDGKKILVAGVLTEQSIAFSVARLAQEQGATVVLSNFGRALSLCQRIAKRLPQEAAVVELDVTNTEHLATLADRLREHVDGLDGVVHSIGFAPQEAMGEGFPEVAWEHAATAFQVSSWSLASLTQACRPLFGDTASVVGLTFDATVAWPVYGWMGAAKAALESTSRYLARELGPEGVRVNLVAAGPLRTMAMKSIPGSAQFEEAWEGRAPLGWSVTDTEPAGKAVTALLSDWFPATTGEIVHVDGGFHAVGV